GAGGGCCGAGCCGCAGCACACGGGGAAGAAGTCGAGCGCGATGGTGCCCTTACGGATGGCGGCGCGGAGGAGGTCGTTGGGGACGTCCTCGCCCTCGAGGTAGAGCATGGCGACGTCGTCGTTGAACTCGGCGACGCGTTCGACCATGAGCTCGCGCTTCTCGCGCGCGAGAGCCGCGAGCTCGGCCGGGATCTCCTCTATCTCGATCTTCTGGCCGAGGTCGTCGTGGTAGTAGACGGCCTTCATCTCGATCAGGTCGAGCATGCCCTCGAAGGTGTCTTCCGCGCCGATGGGCCACTGCAGCGGCACCGCCACGGCGCCCAGCCGGTCCTGCATGGACGAGAGCACCAGGTCGAAGGAGGCGCCCGTCTTGTCCATCTTGTTGGCGAAGGCGATGCGCGGCACGTGGTACTTGTCGGCCTGGCGCCACACGGTCTCGCTCTGCGGCTCCACGCCCTGGCTGGCGTCGAAGACGGCGACGGCGCCGTCGAGCACGCGCATGCTGCGCTCGACCTCCATCGTGAAGTCGACGTGGCCCGGCGTGTCGATGACGTTGATGCGGGTGTCGTGCCAGAACGCCTGCGTGACGGCGGAGGTGATGGTGATGCCGCGCTCGCGTTCCTGCGCCATCCAGTCCATCTGGGCGGCACCCTCGTGGGTCTCGCCCACCTTGTGGATGCGGCCGGTGAAGAAGAGGATGCGTTCCGTGAGCGTCGTCTTGCCGGCGTCGATGTGAGCAGCGATGCCGATGTTGCGCGTCTTGTGAAGGTCCGTGATCGTAGTGGTCATATCTGCTCTGTCTTAGTAGCTCCGCACATGCCGGCGGCCGCCCTGCGGCCGGTCCGGCGCGCCAGGTTCACCAGCGGTAGTGGGCGTAGGCGCGGTTCGCCTCGGCCATCCGCTCGACGTCCTCCTTCTTCTTGACGGCGCCACCGCGACCGGCGGCGGCGTCGAGGAGTTCGCCGGCGACCCGTTCGACGGCGGTGCGTTCCGGGCGGGCGTCGCAGGCGGCCACGAGCCAGCGCAGGCTCAGCGACTGCGAGCGGCGCGGCGCGACCTCGACCGGCACCTGGTAGGTGGAGCCGCCGACGCGGCGGCTACGCACCTCGATGCGGGGCCGGATGTTGTCGAGCGCCTGGCGGAAGACCTTGAGGGGCTCCTGGCCGGTGCGCTCCTGGATGAGGCGGCACGCGCCGTAGAAGATGCGGCTGGCCGTGTTCTTCTTGCCGTCGCGCATCAGCTTGTTGACCAGGGCGGTGACAGTGGTGTCGGAGTAGATCAGGTCGGGCTGGAGCGGGCGGATCTCTGCGCGTCTTCTGCGTCCCATGGCTTACTTCTTCCCCGCCTTCGGCTTCTTGGTGCCGTACTTGCTGCGGCTCTTGTTGCGCTGCACGTACCGGCCGACGCCGACGCCCTGGGCGTCGAGTGTGCCGCGCACGATGTGGTAACGGACGCCCGGCAGGTCCTTGACTCGGCCGCCGCGGATGAGGACGACGGAGTGCTCCTGCAGGTTGTGCTTCTCGCCGGGGATGTAGGCCGTGACCTCCTGGCCGCCGGAGAGGCGCACCCTGGCGATCTTACGGAGCGCCGAGTTGGGCTTCTTGGGCGTCTGGGTCTTGACGGCGGTGCACACGCCACGGCGTTGCGGCGACCCCTTGAGTGCCGGGGTCTTGCTCTTCTTCTCGATCTTCCTGCGCCCCTTGCGGAGCAGCTGGTTCACGGTCGGCATTGATCACTCCCTCGTGTGGGTCTCGCACCCTTCCGGGCGCGGCTAGAAGGCCTCGAACTCGGTTAGCCTGACGTCGTTCGCGGCCTTCGCGGCAGCACACGACAAACTGGCCCTGGACCCACCGCTGCGGGCCGAGGGCGGACAAACCTAGGCAGTATATGCCCCCGAGCAGCCCGTTGGCAAGCGGCGTTACGGCGCGTCTTGAGCGCCCGGGGCCACGAGGGCCGCGCGCGCGGTCACGACCCTGCGCTCCGCCTCCGGGGCGGTGGCAGCGAGCGCCGTGAGGTGCCCCATCTTGCGGCCGGCGCGCGCCTCGCGCTTGCCGTAGAGGTGAAGCGCGACGGCCGGTTCGGCCAGGGCGCGGTCCCAGCGCGGCTCGCCGCGAGCCCAGGCGTCCCCTAGCAGGTTCGCCATGGCCGCCGGGCTGAACGCGGTGGGGTCGCCGAGCGGCATGCCGCACACGGCGCGCCACTGCTGCTCGAACTGGCTGGTCACGCACGCCTCGATGGTCAGGTGCCCCGAGTTGTGCGGCCGCGGGGCGATCTCGTTGACCAGCAAGTCGCCCCCGGTCGTCACGAAGAACTCGACGCAGGCGACCCCCACGAAGTCGAGCAGGCGCATCACCTCTTCGGTCGCCTCCGCCGCCTCGCGCCGCAGTCGCTCCCACGGCAGGTCCCGCGCCGGCGTGCCACCCGAGGGGCCCCCGAACAGGGTGACGTCGAGCACGCCGTTCACGTGCCGGTTGACGAACGGGTCGAACAGCACCACCTGGCCGTCGAGCGCCCGCGCTCCCACCACCGAGAGCTCGGCGGCGAGCTCCACCCGCGCCTCGACCACGACCGGCCCCGCCCCGAGCAGCCGGAGCAGCCCCGGGAGGTCGGCGGGCCCGGCGAGCGCCACCTGGCCCTTCCCGTCGTAGCCGTAGCCCGCCGTCTTGGCGATGAGCGGGTAGTCCGGCTCGCCGAGGTCCGCCAGCTCCGCCGGGCCCGCCAAGGTGGTGAAGGCGGCGTGGGGGAAGCCGTTGGCGCGGAGGAACTCCTTCTCCCGCCTGCGGTCCTGGCAGGTGCTCAGGGCCAGGGCGCCCGGCCTGACCGGGGCGAGCCGCGCCGCAGCCTCCAACGCGCCGACGGCCACGTTCTCGAACTCGAGCGTGACCACGTCGACGCGTGCGGCGAACGCCGCGACGGCGCCCTCGTCCGCGTAGTCGGCCACGACAACGTCGTCGGCGACCTGCGCCGCCGGCGAGTGCGCCGCGTCGGTGAGCACGTGGAACCGGTAGCCGGCGCGTCGGGCCGCCAGGCCGAGCATGCGGCCGAGCTGCCCGCCGCCGAGCACCCCGATCGTGGCCCCGGGCCGGAACGCCCTCTCCACTTTCGCCTCAGACCTCGGGGGCGAAGTGCGGGCTCGGCAACGAGCTCGCTGCGGCGCTCGCCGTCTGCTCCGCCCTCAGCGCCTCAAGCCGCCCCCGCAGCTCCGGCCGCGTGAGCGCCAGCACGGCGACGGCGAGCAGGGCGGCGTTGACCGCCCCGGCGGGACCGATCGCCAGCGTGCCCACCGGCACGCCGCGCGGCATCTGAACGATGGAGAGGAGCGAGTCGAGGCCGCGGAGCGCCCCACCCTGCACGGGCACTCCGAAGACGGGCAGCTCCGTGTTGGCGGCGATCATGCCCGGCAGGTGGGCGGCGCCGCCCGCGCCGGCGACGATCACCTGCAGCCCCCGCCCGGCGGCACCCTTGGCGAACGCGGCGAGCCTGTCCGGGGTCCGGTGGGCCGACACCACCTGGCAGACGTGGGCCACCCCAAGCCTCTCGAGCGTCTCGGAGGCGTGGCGCATGGTCTCCCAGTCGCTCGTCGACCCCATGACGACGGCCACGAGGGGCGCCGAGGGCGTGACGTCGGTGGGCACGGCCCGCGTCACCCGACGTCCTCACGCGCACGCCTCGAGCCGCCCGCCAGGACCGGGCCTGTGGCGTCGACCACCGACGCGGCCGGCTCCCGCGCGCTGGCTCGCTGCAGGCGGTCGCGCACCGCCAGCCAGGCCGGGAGGTCGGGCACGCGTTCGACGAGGATCTCGCGCGGCCGCTCGGCGTCGAGCCGCCGCAGCGCCGCGTAGAGCTCGGCGCCGTAGCCGCGGGCATCGGCCGGGAGCTGCTCCCAGACGCCACCGAACCCGGGCGGCGGCGGTCGCAGCGCGAGCACAGCCACCCGCACTGGTGCCTCCGGGCCGTTACCCCCCAACAAGGCCGCGTCCGTGCCCAGCTCCGCAGACCCCACGAGCCTGACCGGGGCCGACGGAGCGTAATGGCTGGGCAAGCCCCCCGGCGCGCGTGGGGCGGCCGGCTCGGCTCCCGCCGGGAGCACGCGCACACCCAACACCGCCTCGACCTCTTCCAAGTTCACCCCGCCGGGCCTCAGCAGACGCGGCGCGGCGCCGCTCAGGTCGAGGATCGTCGATTCCAACCCGACGATGCTCGGCCCGCCGTCCAGCACGAGCAGGTCGGCGTCCGGGAACTCGGCAGCCACGTGCTGCGCGGTCGTGGGGCTGACGCGCCCGAAGCGGTTGGCGCTCGGCGCGGCCAACGCCCCCCCGAACGCCTCGAGCAGCTGCCGCGCTACCGGGTGACTGGGCACCCTCAGCGCGACCGTCGCCTGACCACCCGTGACGGCGCCGGGCACCCAGGCGGCGCGCCCGAGCACGACGGTGAGCGGGCCCGGCCAGAACACCTCGCCGAGGCGGGCCAGGGCCGCGGGCGGGTGGTCCGCCCAGTCGGGCACCTCGTCCACGGACGCCAGGTGAACGATGAGGGGGTGGTCGCGCGGCCGCCGCTTCAGCTCGAACACGCGCGCCACCGCGCGCTCGTCTCGCGCGTCGGCAGCGAGGCCGTAGACGGTCTCGGTGGGCATGGCCACGAGCCGGCCGGTCGCGAGGCGCTCGGCGGCCCTGGCGATGTTCGCGGCGGTGGGCCCTAGGATCTCCACTCGCGTGAGCATAACCGCCGGTTCGGCACGGCGGGCGTCAGGCGTCAGCTGCGTGCTCGGCAACCACGTCGGCTATCACCCGGAGAGACTCGTCCAGGGCGCCCCGCTCCACCGCCGGGCGCGAGGCCGTGATGGCCGCCTTCCATAAGGCCCAGCCCCGGGCACGCCGCCAGGTGTCGTCGTCCAAGGCAAGCTCTTGCCTGAAGGCGCGCCGGCTCGCGCCTGAGAAGATCGTCCAGGCCGCCACGAGGTCGCACGCGGGGTCGCCCACGGCGATGAGCCCGAAGTCGAGCACCGCGCTCAGCCGACCCCCCTCCGTCAGCAGGTTCCCCGCTGCGACGTCGCCGTGCACCCAGACCGGCCGGCGACCCCAAGCGGAGCTGCGCGCGCGGGACCAGACGGCCTGGGCCGTCGCCAGGTCTATCCTGCCGGCCAACGCGACAAGCGCGGCCCTCGCCTCGGCGTCGTAGGCAGCGAGGTCGCCGCCGCGGTGGAAGTTCGCCGTTCCGGGAGTGGGGCCGTCCGTGGCATCGATCCGCTGCAGGGCGACCAAGAAGCGCGCGAGCGAGATGGCGAACGAGGTCGCGTCGCTGATGTGTGCCGTCATCGCCGTCTCGCCGTTCAGCCAACCTCGCACGGACCACGGCCACGGGTAGCCGGCTCCGGGGGCACCCCGCGCGACAGGCGTGGGCACCGGGAGCGGCAGCTCGGAAGCAAGCACGGGGAGCCACCGAAGCTCCCTCGCGACCTGCGGGGCGTATGCAGCGGCGCTGGGCAACCGGACGGACAGATCGGGGCCCAGACGGAAGGTGTGGTTGTCCGTGCCCCCGGGGAGGACCGGCACGACCTCGAGCTCGGCCCAGCCCGGGAACTGTTCGGCGATCAACATCTTGACCAGCCCGGTGTTCATCTCCACCACGTCGGCGGCACCTCCCGAGGTCCCGGACCGACCGGCCGCCGACCGCACCGTCAGAGCGGCGCGAACAGCGCGATCCGCAGCGCGTTCACGTTCGTGCCCGTGGGGCCGGTGGTGACCAGGCCGCCGACTCGGCCGAGCAGCGTGTGCGAGTCGTGGCGCCTCAGGTAGTCGGCCACCTGCACCTGGTCGAGGCGGCTCGCCTGAGCTGGTGCGAGTAGCGCACCGGCAGCGTTGGAGGCGCCGTCGATGCCGTCGGTGTCGACGGCGAGGAGCCACATGGGTGGCCCGCCGGCCATGGCTGCCGCGAACGCCAGCGCCCACTCTCCGTTGGGTCCGCCCGACGTCGGGGCCGCCGCGCCCGGCCGCTCGTCGCCGTACACGAGCTGTGCCCCGCCGCGGGCGACCGTGGTCTCCCCGCCGTACACGAACGCGACGGGGCCACTAGGCCTGGCCCCAGCCAGCCGCGCCCGGACCTCGCGGGCCTGGCGCAGGGCGACCTCGGTCGAGTCGCCCGTGACGGTGGCCTCCTCGAGCAGGACGGTCACACCAGCCTCCTCGAGGTGGCGCGCGGCGGCGCGCACGGCCGCGGCGCCGTAGGCGACGAGCTCGTAGGTCGCGTGCGCCAGGCGCGGGTCGCCCGGCTTGGGCGTCTCGGGGCGCTCCCCGGCCACGCCGGCCGCGAGCGCCCGCCGCGCGGCCGCCGCTTGGGGAGCGTGCTCGTCCACTATGGCGAGCGCCTCGCCGAAGGTGCTCGGGTCGGCGACGGTCGGGCCGGAGGCGATGATGCCGGGGTCGTCTCCGACGACGTCCGACACGGCGAGCGTGACGACCGGCGCCCGCGACCGCGCCGCCAACCAGCCCCCCTTCACGCCGGAGAGGTGCTTGCGGACCACGTTCAGCGCGTGGATGTCCACGCCGGCGGCAAGGAGCTCCGCCGTGACGGCGGCCTTGTCGACGAGATCGACGCCGCTTGGCGCGCACAGCAGCGCCGACCCGCCACCCGAGATCAGGCAGAGCACCAGGTCGTCGGGTCCGGCCCCGTCGACCAGCTCGAGCACGCGGCGCGTGGCCGCCACCCCGGCGGCGTCGGGGACCGGGTGTGCCGCCTCCAGCACCTCGATGCCCGCCACGACCTCCGCCTGGCCGCGACGCGTGACGACGGCGCCGCCGAACCCCCCCGTGCCGCCGTAGCTGGCGGCGGCCGCCCGCGCCATGGGCACGGCGGCCTTGCCGGCGCCCACCACGACCACGCGGCCCCTCGGCGGGGCGGGCAGTTGGGCGGCGGTCGCGGCGTACGGGTCGGCCGCCGCGAGGGCCGCGGCGAGAGCGCCGCGCAGTAGTGCGTCTTGACCCATGCTCATGGTGGCTACAATAGCCTCATGCTCGGGATGTTCAGGCGCCAGGACCCGCGCTTCCGCGAGGACCCCAACGCGCTCCACTGTCAGGTGCGCACCGCCCGGAACGGCGAGGTCATCAAGGTGCGCCTGTCCAAGACCAGCGAGATGAGCCTCCAGGGGAACGCGTACTTCGTGCGTAAGTCCCTGGTGGGGCCCAAGACCCTCGACAACGCCACCCTCGAGGTGACCACCACGCGGAGCCACAAGGTGACGCTCGCCACCGTCGACGGCGGCGAGCTCCTGAGCGTCCGCGACTGGGAGTGAGCGGCGTCGACGAGGGCGGCCCGGCCGCGCCGGGGGTCGGCGCCAGCCGCTCCGCGATGACCGCGCCCGCGCCGCACCCGGAGGTGAGGCCCGCCCCCGTCCTCGAGCTCTGCTACGCCTACTACCACCTGCTCAAGCCGGTGCGGCAGCGTCGGCCGCTGCCGTGGCACCGCCAGCTGCTCGAGCGACCGCCCGGTTGGCTCGCGACCGCCAAGGAGCAGGGCGGCGCCTCCGTGGGCTACGAGGCGCTGCTGCTCGCCTGCGCCTTCGGCTACGACGCCGACCCGGGGCCGGAACGGTTCCTCGCGGACCTGCCGGCCCTGCCAGCCAGGCTCGTGGCGGAGTTCGACGCCGTGTTCGACCACACCGAGCGGCGTGACGACGACGACCCGAACGGGGGGCCGCGCGACAGGTTGCGGCGCGCTTTCGAGGCGCTGGACCCGGTCCGCGCCCAGGCCGTGGCCGCCAACCTAGCCGAGCTGTGGGCGCAGCTCGCGCCGCTCTGGGAGGAGAGCGGCAGGCAGCTCGTCGCGACCGCCAGCCGGCGGTTCCTGGACGAGCTCGGCGCCTCCGACGACGTGGCTAGCTACCTCCCGGCCCATCACTTCGTGAACCTCGAGGACAGCGCCGCCGACATCCGCCACCACCGGGGCCGCGGACCGACGCTGGTGGTGCCCCTCTACTTCGCCGCGCGCGGCGGCTTCAAGTTCGTGCTGCGCGGCCGGCTCTGCCTGGGCTACGGCGTGCGCTCCGAGGACCTCTACGAGGAGCAGAAGGAGGACGTGGCGGACCTCGCCAACCGCCTGAAGGCGTTCTCCGACCCAACGCGGCTACTGCTCATGTTCCAGGTGGCGCGCCTCGCCCGCTTCCCGCTCACGGTCGGCGACCTGGCGCGGCAGCTCAACGTCAGCCAGCCCACCGCCAGCGGCCACCTGCGCCTGTTGCGCGACCTCGGGCTGGTCCACGTCGTCAGGCGCGGCAACCGTTCCTACTACCGGCTTGACCGCGAGGCCACGCGGGCCATCATCGCGGAGTTGGAGCAGCTGCTCATCCCGCAGCAGTGAGCGGCGCCGCGGCGAGCGTCACTGGGCGCTGGCGAGGTCGGGCCTGAGGCTCTTGGCCTCGCGCAGGTAGACGTGCCTGACCTCGCCCTGCGCCATGCTCGTGTGCACGAGGATCATGACGCGCACGCAGCGCGGCAGCCTGTCCGGCACGGGGATCTCCTGGAAGCAGAGGAGCGGCACGGTCGTCATGCCGAGCTCGCGGGCGCCCTCCGCCGGGAAGGTCGAGGTGAGGTCGGGGGTGGTGGTGAAGAAGGCCGAGGAGATGACGCCGAAGTCGGTGATGCCGTTCTGAGCGAGCATCTCGCTGACCAGCTCGCGCGTGGCGGCCAGGATGAGCTCGGGCTCGTCGGCCGTTACGGTGGTGGCGCCGCGGATGCCTCGCACCCAGTTCTCGAGAGCCATGGCGGGGAGTGTACCAGGCTGCCCCGGCGTGACGGCAGCCTGACGGCGCGCCCGGCATACCGTTGGGCATGCCCCGACAACCTGCGGCGCCGGCCTGGTTCGACCTCACCGACGATCAACGGGCCATCCTGGGTCCATTGCGCGATTTCCTGACCGCCGAGGTCGCCCCCGGCGCCGTCGCCCGCGACGAGGCGGGTCGGTTCCCGCACGACATCGTGAAGAGCCTCGGCCGACTGGGCGTGTTCGGGCTGCAGGTCCCCGAGCGGTACGGCGGCGCCGGCCTCGGCACGGCCACGGCCGCCCTGATCGTGGAGGAGATCGCGGCCGTCGACGGCTCCCTCGCCCTCACCGTCGCTTCTCACAACTCGCTCTGCGTCGGTCACCTGTTGACGGCCGGCACGGACGCGCAGAAGCGCGAGTGGCTGCCCCCGCTGGCCACTGCGGAGAGGCTGGGGGCGTGGGCGTTGACCGAGCCGGGCGCCGGTTCGGACGCGGCCGCCCTCGCCACGCGCGCCGAGCGCGTGGCCGACGGCTTCGCGCTGACCGGCAGCAAGCAGTTCATCACGCAGGGGACGGTGGCCGGCACCTACGTCGTGATGGCGCGCACGGCCGCGCCGGCGCAAGGCGGCAGCCGCTCGAGCGGCATCAGCGCGTTCGTGATGGACGGCGCCACCCCGGGCCTCGTGCGCGGCCGGCCGGAGAAGAAGCTCGGCCTGCACAGCTCGGACACCACCCCCCTCACGTTCGAGGGGGCGCGCGTGCCCGCGGGGGCGCTGCTGGGCGAGGAAGGGGGCGCGTTC
This window of the Trueperaceae bacterium genome carries:
- the rpsG gene encoding 30S ribosomal protein S7, giving the protein MGRRRRAEIRPLQPDLIYSDTTVTALVNKLMRDGKKNTASRIFYGACRLIQERTGQEPLKVFRQALDNIRPRIEVRSRRVGGSTYQVPVEVAPRRSQSLSLRWLVAACDARPERTAVERVAGELLDAAAGRGGAVKKKEDVERMAEANRAYAHYRW
- a CDS encoding 30S ribosomal protein S12 → MPTVNQLLRKGRRKIEKKSKTPALKGSPQRRGVCTAVKTQTPKKPNSALRKIARVRLSGGQEVTAYIPGEKHNLQEHSVVLIRGGRVKDLPGVRYHIVRGTLDAQGVGVGRYVQRNKSRSKYGTKKPKAGKK
- a CDS encoding 5-(carboxyamino)imidazole ribonucleotide synthase, whose translation is MERAFRPGATIGVLGGGQLGRMLGLAARRAGYRFHVLTDAAHSPAAQVADDVVVADYADEGAVAAFAARVDVVTLEFENVAVGALEAAARLAPVRPGALALSTCQDRRREKEFLRANGFPHAAFTTLAGPAELADLGEPDYPLIAKTAGYGYDGKGQVALAGPADLPGLLRLLGAGPVVVEARVELAAELSVVGARALDGQVVLFDPFVNRHVNGVLDVTLFGGPSGGTPARDLPWERLRREAAEATEEVMRLLDFVGVACVEFFVTTGGDLLVNEIAPRPHNSGHLTIEACVTSQFEQQWRAVCGMPLGDPTAFSPAAMANLLGDAWARGEPRWDRALAEPAVALHLYGKREARAGRKMGHLTALAATAPEAERRVVTARAALVAPGAQDAP
- the purE gene encoding 5-(carboxyamino)imidazole ribonucleotide mutase → MGSTSDWETMRHASETLERLGVAHVCQVVSAHRTPDRLAAFAKGAAGRGLQVIVAGAGGAAHLPGMIAANTELPVFGVPVQGGALRGLDSLLSIVQMPRGVPVGTLAIGPAGAVNAALLAVAVLALTRPELRGRLEALRAEQTASAAASSLPSPHFAPEV
- a CDS encoding threonylcarbamoyl-AMP synthase — protein: MLTRVEILGPTAANIARAAERLATGRLVAMPTETVYGLAADARDERAVARVFELKRRPRDHPLIVHLASVDEVPDWADHPPAALARLGEVFWPGPLTVVLGRAAWVPGAVTGGQATVALRVPSHPVARQLLEAFGGALAAPSANRFGRVSPTTAQHVAAEFPDADLLVLDGGPSIVGLESTILDLSGAAPRLLRPGGVNLEEVEAVLGVRVLPAGAEPAAPRAPGGLPSHYAPSAPVRLVGSAELGTDAALLGGNGPEAPVRVAVLALRPPPPGFGGVWEQLPADARGYGAELYAALRRLDAERPREILVERVPDLPAWLAVRDRLQRASAREPAASVVDATGPVLAGGSRRAREDVG
- a CDS encoding aminoglycoside phosphotransferase family protein, producing MNTGLVKMLIAEQFPGWAELEVVPVLPGGTDNHTFRLGPDLSVRLPSAAAYAPQVARELRWLPVLASELPLPVPTPVARGAPGAGYPWPWSVRGWLNGETAMTAHISDATSFAISLARFLVALQRIDATDGPTPGTANFHRGGDLAAYDAEARAALVALAGRIDLATAQAVWSRARSSAWGRRPVWVHGDVAAGNLLTEGGRLSAVLDFGLIAVGDPACDLVAAWTIFSGASRRAFRQELALDDDTWRRARGWALWKAAITASRPAVERGALDESLRVIADVVAEHAADA
- a CDS encoding DUF4147 domain-containing protein: MSMGQDALLRGALAAALAAADPYAATAAQLPAPPRGRVVVVGAGKAAVPMARAAAASYGGTGGFGGAVVTRRGQAEVVAGIEVLEAAHPVPDAAGVAATRRVLELVDGAGPDDLVLCLISGGGSALLCAPSGVDLVDKAAVTAELLAAGVDIHALNVVRKHLSGVKGGWLAARSRAPVVTLAVSDVVGDDPGIIASGPTVADPSTFGEALAIVDEHAPQAAAARRALAAGVAGERPETPKPGDPRLAHATYELVAYGAAAVRAAARHLEEAGVTVLLEEATVTGDSTEVALRQAREVRARLAGARPSGPVAFVYGGETTVARGGAQLVYGDERPGAAAPTSGGPNGEWALAFAAAMAGGPPMWLLAVDTDGIDGASNAAGALLAPAQASRLDQVQVADYLRRHDSHTLLGRVGGLVTTGPTGTNVNALRIALFAPL
- a CDS encoding winged helix-turn-helix transcriptional regulator, translated to MTAPAPHPEVRPAPVLELCYAYYHLLKPVRQRRPLPWHRQLLERPPGWLATAKEQGGASVGYEALLLACAFGYDADPGPERFLADLPALPARLVAEFDAVFDHTERRDDDDPNGGPRDRLRRAFEALDPVRAQAVAANLAELWAQLAPLWEESGRQLVATASRRFLDELGASDDVASYLPAHHFVNLEDSAADIRHHRGRGPTLVVPLYFAARGGFKFVLRGRLCLGYGVRSEDLYEEQKEDVADLANRLKAFSDPTRLLLMFQVARLARFPLTVGDLARQLNVSQPTASGHLRLLRDLGLVHVVRRGNRSYYRLDREATRAIIAELEQLLIPQQ
- the aroH gene encoding chorismate mutase; translation: MALENWVRGIRGATTVTADEPELILAATRELVSEMLAQNGITDFGVISSAFFTTTPDLTSTFPAEGARELGMTTVPLLCFQEIPVPDRLPRCVRVMILVHTSMAQGEVRHVYLREAKSLRPDLASAQ
- a CDS encoding acyl-CoA dehydrogenase family protein — translated: MPRQPAAPAWFDLTDDQRAILGPLRDFLTAEVAPGAVARDEAGRFPHDIVKSLGRLGVFGLQVPERYGGAGLGTATAALIVEEIAAVDGSLALTVASHNSLCVGHLLTAGTDAQKREWLPPLATAERLGAWALTEPGAGSDAAALATRAERVADGFALTGSKQFITQGTVAGTYVVMARTAAPAQGGSRSSGISAFVMDGATPGLVRGRPEKKLGLHSSDTTPLTFEGARVPAGALLGEEGGAFEDVARVLSGGRIGIGAMGIGLGRAALERAASYAGERHQFGRALAKHQAVAFKLAEMATELEAARLLVLKAAALRDAGRDHTMAAAMAKLKGSVAGVAACDAAIQILGGYGYLRDFEVERYWRDARLTRIGEGTDEIQHLIIAREYLRGQA